In one window of Streptomyces roseofulvus DNA:
- a CDS encoding GNAT family N-acetyltransferase — protein sequence MTVQIRPLDPLQDAELIHPWVTDPKAAFWMMQDAELQDVERAYMEIAAHPHHDAFIGLVDGEPAFLMERYDPAQVELVGLYEAQPGDVGMHFLVAPTDTPVHGFTRKVITAVMTELFADPATARVVVEPDVRNKAVHALNEAVGFVPEREIQKPEKTALLSFCTRAQFETAVGALI from the coding sequence ATGACCGTCCAGATCCGACCCCTCGACCCGCTGCAGGACGCGGAGCTGATCCACCCCTGGGTCACCGACCCCAAAGCCGCGTTCTGGATGATGCAGGACGCCGAGCTCCAGGACGTCGAGCGCGCCTACATGGAGATCGCCGCCCACCCGCACCACGACGCCTTCATCGGCCTCGTCGACGGGGAGCCCGCCTTCCTCATGGAGCGGTACGACCCCGCCCAGGTGGAGCTGGTCGGCCTGTACGAGGCGCAGCCCGGCGACGTCGGCATGCACTTCCTCGTGGCGCCCACCGACACCCCCGTGCACGGCTTCACCCGCAAGGTCATCACGGCCGTGATGACCGAGCTGTTCGCCGACCCGGCGACCGCCCGCGTGGTCGTCGAGCCCGACGTCCGCAACAAGGCCGTCCACGCGCTCAACGAGGCCGTCGGCTTCGTGCCCGAGCGCGAGATCCAGAAGCCGGAGAAGACGGCCCTGCTGAGCTTCTGCACCCGCGCCCAGTTCGAGACCGCCGTCGGAGCCCTCATATGA
- a CDS encoding acyl-CoA dehydrogenase family protein: protein MSLDHRLSAEHEELRRTVEQFAHDVVAPKIGDYYERHEFPYEIVAEMGRMGLFGLPFPEEYGGMGGDYLALGIALEELARVDSSVAITLEAGVSLGAMPLHLFGTEEQKRQWLPKLCAGEMLGAFGLTEPGAGSDAGGTRTTAVRDGDHWVINGSKCFITNSGTDITGLVTVTAVTGRKPDGRPLISSIIVPSGTPGFTVAAPYSKVGWNASDTRELSFDDVRVPVENLLGEEGRGYAQFLRILDEGRVAIAALATGLAQGCVDESVKYARERHAFGRPIGDNQAIQFKIADMETRAHMARIGWRDAASRLVMGEPFKKEAAIAKLYSSTVAVDNAREATQIHGGYGFMNEYPVARMWRDSKILEIGEGTSEVQRMLIARELGFAG, encoded by the coding sequence ATGTCCCTCGACCACCGGCTCTCCGCAGAGCACGAGGAACTGCGCCGCACCGTCGAGCAGTTCGCCCACGACGTGGTGGCGCCGAAGATCGGCGACTACTACGAGCGGCACGAGTTCCCGTACGAGATCGTCGCCGAGATGGGCCGCATGGGCCTCTTCGGGCTGCCGTTCCCGGAGGAGTACGGCGGCATGGGCGGCGACTACCTCGCCCTCGGCATCGCCCTGGAGGAGCTGGCCCGGGTCGACTCCTCGGTGGCCATCACCCTGGAGGCGGGCGTCTCCCTCGGCGCCATGCCGCTGCACCTCTTCGGCACCGAGGAGCAGAAGCGGCAGTGGCTGCCGAAGCTCTGCGCCGGCGAGATGCTGGGCGCCTTCGGCCTCACCGAGCCGGGCGCGGGCTCGGACGCGGGCGGCACCCGCACCACCGCCGTGCGGGACGGCGACCACTGGGTCATCAACGGCTCGAAGTGCTTCATCACCAATTCCGGCACCGACATCACGGGGCTGGTGACGGTCACCGCGGTCACCGGCCGCAAGCCCGACGGCCGGCCGCTGATCTCCTCGATCATCGTCCCGTCCGGCACGCCCGGCTTCACCGTCGCCGCCCCGTACTCGAAGGTCGGCTGGAACGCCTCGGACACCCGCGAGCTCTCCTTCGACGACGTCCGCGTCCCGGTGGAGAACCTCCTCGGCGAGGAGGGCCGTGGCTACGCCCAGTTCCTGCGCATCCTCGACGAGGGCCGCGTCGCCATCGCCGCCCTCGCCACGGGCCTCGCCCAGGGCTGCGTCGACGAGTCGGTGAAGTACGCGAGGGAACGTCACGCCTTCGGCCGCCCGATCGGCGACAACCAGGCCATCCAGTTCAAGATCGCCGACATGGAGACGCGCGCCCACATGGCCCGCATCGGCTGGCGTGACGCCGCCTCCCGCCTGGTCATGGGCGAGCCCTTCAAGAAGGAGGCGGCCATCGCGAAGCTGTACTCCTCCACGGTCGCGGTCGACAACGCCCGCGAGGCCACCCAGATCCACGGCGGCTACGGCTTCATGAACGAGTACCCGGTGGCCCGCATGTGGCGCGACTCCAAGATCCTGGAGATCGGCGAGGGCACCAGCGAGGTCCAGCGCATGCTGATCGCCCGCGAACTGGGCTTCGCCGGCTGA
- a CDS encoding lysine N(6)-hydroxylase/L-ornithine N(5)-oxygenase family protein, with amino-acid sequence MSTPEIAEIHDFIGIGLGPFNLGLACLTEPIEELNGLFLESKPDFEWHSGMFLDGAHLQTPFMSDLVTLADPTSPYSFLNYLKEKGRLYSFYIRENFYPLRAEYNDYCRWAAGRVSSIRFSTTVSSVAYDEAGEVYVVTTEAGETYRARRIVLGTGTPPHVPDSCRELGGDLIHNSRYMQNKEALQRKKSITIVGSGQSAAEIYHDLLSEIDVHGYKLNWVTRSPRFFPLEYTKLTLEMTSPEYVDYFHGLPEETRYRLESQQKGLFKGINGDLIDAIFDLLYQKNFAGPVPTRLLTNSALHTASYDEADGTYTLGFRQEEQEKDYEIETEGLILATGYKYAVPAFLEPLRDRLRFDGQGRFDVARNYAVDTTGRQVFLQNAGVHTHSITSPDLGMGAYRNAYIIGEMLGSEYYPVEKTIAFQEFAV; translated from the coding sequence TTGTCCACGCCTGAGATCGCTGAGATCCACGACTTCATCGGGATCGGGCTCGGTCCGTTCAACCTCGGACTCGCCTGCCTGACCGAACCCATCGAGGAGCTGAACGGCCTCTTCCTGGAGTCCAAGCCGGACTTCGAGTGGCACTCCGGGATGTTCCTCGACGGCGCCCACCTCCAGACGCCGTTCATGTCGGACCTGGTGACCCTCGCCGACCCGACCTCGCCGTACTCCTTCCTCAACTACCTGAAGGAGAAGGGCCGGCTGTACTCGTTCTACATCCGCGAGAACTTCTACCCGCTGCGCGCCGAGTACAACGACTACTGCCGCTGGGCCGCCGGCCGGGTCAGCTCGATCCGCTTCTCCACCACCGTCTCCTCCGTCGCCTACGACGAGGCCGGCGAGGTGTACGTCGTCACCACCGAGGCCGGGGAGACCTACCGGGCCCGCCGGATCGTCCTCGGCACCGGCACCCCGCCCCACGTCCCCGACTCCTGCCGCGAGCTGGGCGGCGACCTCATCCACAACTCGCGCTACATGCAGAACAAGGAAGCCCTCCAGCGCAAGAAGTCGATCACGATCGTCGGCAGCGGCCAGTCCGCCGCCGAGATCTACCACGACCTCCTGTCCGAGATCGACGTCCACGGCTACAAGCTCAACTGGGTGACCCGCTCCCCGCGCTTCTTCCCGCTGGAGTACACCAAGCTGACCCTGGAGATGACCTCCCCCGAGTACGTGGACTACTTCCACGGCCTCCCCGAGGAGACCCGCTACCGCCTGGAGTCCCAGCAGAAGGGCCTCTTCAAGGGCATCAACGGCGACCTCATCGACGCCATCTTCGACCTGCTCTACCAGAAGAACTTCGCCGGCCCCGTCCCCACCCGGCTGCTCACCAACTCCGCGCTGCACACGGCCTCGTACGACGAGGCCGACGGCACGTACACCCTCGGCTTCCGCCAGGAGGAGCAGGAGAAGGACTACGAGATCGAGACCGAGGGCCTGATCCTCGCGACCGGCTACAAGTACGCCGTCCCCGCCTTCCTGGAGCCGCTGCGGGACCGGCTGCGCTTCGACGGCCAGGGCCGCTTCGACGTGGCCCGCAACTACGCGGTCGACACCACGGGCCGCCAGGTCTTCCTCCAGAACGCCGGTGTCCACACCCACTCGATCACCTCGCCCGACCTGGGCATGGGGGCGTATCGCAACGCCTACATCATCGGCGAGATGCTGGGGTCCGAGTACTACCCCGTAGAGAAGACCATCGCGTTCCAGGAGTTCGCCGTATGA
- a CDS encoding IucA/IucC family siderophore biosynthesis protein — protein sequence MNPVAHLTPERWADANRALIRKGLAEFAHERLLNPQELGDSRYRVLSDDGATEYRFTADRFALDHWQVYPESISRHRGDEQLPLDALQFVTELRGALGLSDEILPVYLEEISSTLAGTAYKATKPRITAAELARADFQAIETGMTEGHPCFVANNGRLGFGVDEYRAYAPEAASPIHLVWLAARRDRAAFTAGAGIEYETFIRAELGDAAVDRYAGILAERGLDLADYLLMPVHPWQWWNKLSVTFAAEVAQQRLVYLGEGDDAYLAQQSIRTFFNTADPAKHYVKTALSVLNMGFMRGLSAAYMEATPAINDWLAQLIESDSVLRAARFSIIRERAAAGYRHLEYEAATDRYSPYRKMLAALWRESPVERLAEGERLATMASLLHVDHAGASFAGALIKDSGLAPEEWLRKYLDAYLLPILHCFYAYDLVYMPHGENVILVLDERGAVDRAIFKDIAEEICVMDPQAVLPPAVERIRADVPESMKLLSVFTDVFDCFFRFLGATLAAEGTVDEDVFWRTVAESVKAYQDSRPELADRFAQYDMFAETFALSALNRLQLRNNKQMVDLADPSAALQLVGDLVNPIARFA from the coding sequence ATGAACCCCGTCGCGCACCTCACCCCCGAGCGCTGGGCCGACGCCAACCGCGCGCTGATCCGCAAGGGCCTCGCCGAGTTCGCCCACGAGCGGCTGCTGAACCCGCAGGAGCTGGGCGACTCCCGCTACCGGGTGCTCAGCGACGACGGCGCCACCGAGTACCGCTTCACGGCGGACCGCTTCGCCCTCGACCACTGGCAGGTCTACCCCGAGTCGATCAGCCGCCACCGCGGCGACGAGCAGCTGCCCCTGGACGCCCTCCAGTTCGTCACCGAGCTGCGCGGCGCGCTGGGCCTGAGCGACGAGATCCTGCCGGTCTACCTGGAGGAGATCTCCTCCACCCTGGCCGGCACCGCCTACAAGGCGACCAAGCCGCGGATCACCGCCGCCGAACTGGCCCGCGCCGACTTCCAGGCCATCGAGACGGGGATGACCGAGGGCCACCCCTGCTTCGTCGCCAACAACGGCCGCCTCGGCTTCGGCGTCGACGAGTACCGCGCCTACGCCCCCGAGGCCGCGAGCCCCATCCACCTGGTGTGGCTGGCCGCCCGCCGCGACCGGGCCGCCTTCACCGCCGGCGCCGGCATCGAGTACGAGACCTTCATCCGCGCGGAACTGGGCGACGCGGCCGTGGACCGGTACGCCGGCATCCTCGCCGAGCGCGGCCTGGACCTCGCCGACTACCTCCTCATGCCGGTCCACCCCTGGCAGTGGTGGAACAAGCTGTCGGTGACCTTCGCCGCCGAGGTGGCGCAGCAGCGCCTGGTGTACCTGGGCGAGGGCGACGACGCCTATCTCGCGCAGCAGTCCATCCGTACCTTCTTCAACACCGCCGACCCGGCCAAGCACTACGTGAAGACCGCGCTGTCGGTCCTCAACATGGGCTTCATGCGGGGCCTCTCGGCCGCGTACATGGAGGCCACGCCGGCCATCAACGACTGGCTGGCGCAGCTCATCGAGTCGGACTCCGTCCTGCGGGCGGCCCGGTTCTCGATCATCCGCGAGCGGGCGGCGGCCGGCTACCGGCACCTGGAGTACGAGGCCGCGACGGACCGCTACTCGCCCTACCGCAAGATGCTGGCGGCGCTCTGGCGCGAGTCCCCGGTGGAGCGGCTCGCCGAGGGCGAGCGGCTGGCGACCATGGCCTCGCTGCTGCACGTCGACCACGCGGGCGCGTCCTTCGCGGGCGCCCTGATCAAGGACTCGGGCCTGGCGCCCGAGGAGTGGCTGCGGAAGTACCTCGACGCCTACCTGCTGCCGATCCTGCACTGCTTCTACGCCTACGACCTGGTCTACATGCCGCACGGCGAGAACGTGATCCTGGTCCTGGACGAGCGCGGCGCGGTCGACCGGGCCATCTTCAAGGACATCGCCGAGGAGATCTGCGTGATGGACCCGCAGGCGGTCCTCCCGCCGGCGGTGGAGCGGATCCGCGCCGACGTCCCGGAGTCCATGAAGCTGCTGTCCGTCTTCACGGACGTCTTCGACTGCTTCTTCCGCTTCCTGGGCGCGACCCTGGCGGCGGAGGGCACGGTCGACGAGGACGTCTTCTGGCGGACGGTCGCGGAGTCCGTGAAGGCCTACCAGGACTCCAGGCCGGAGCTGGCCGACCGCTTCGCGCAGTACGACATGTTCGCGGAGACCTTCGCCCTCTCCGCCCTCAACCGCCTCCAGCTGCGCAACAACAAGCAGATGGTGGACCTGGCGGACCCGTCGGCGGCCCTCCAGCTCGTCGGCGACCTGGTGAACCCGATCGCGCGGTTCGCCTGA